In a genomic window of Gopherus evgoodei ecotype Sinaloan lineage chromosome 14, rGopEvg1_v1.p, whole genome shotgun sequence:
- the ZSWIM1 gene encoding zinc finger SWIM domain-containing protein 1 has protein sequence MALVTVKELLSFDCGSLVAYQLDKNSQLDSISFQTILMRNIFVHFPDVIFIHRTHNPRGKALYMFMVDRPFLKLQGEMTKVIHFAVPAKESAESLAHMYRTFKAFNPEWKKIKTFLVDPHFRLLQTLSEAFPSAEVQLSVFHVCKHLQQKIHQMSLECVSERLILNALRNTMCAATESNLRMMHTILSDFVKPDLLPQLHTHWLLNDKIWAMHRWRNWMECNQYFKDLEIITRGLSQVFCTGLSLEICITSLAKHYQKCVSKRPPDAMLFSVNPLSSTMSTETVFQSLPAQDSPPTSHNTQIALQNQPAKSSPPVSPSLTTAHQKWPDQNSPPNPLVLVPHPLPASPSPLLLQNQLAAPQIFPFQNQPAQYSSPVSLSLTAAHQKWLGQNSLPNPLVLQNPLPAPQSPLLPQNQLANPQSPLNPLSHEIKLEIITEDPKGDQDVECNQETEDCIRQSLRDICTEPAARLCLNEFAVAQKSVQLIGTNEDIVNIQILEDTHKVNQRGLKSCTCHFSQAFQLPCRHILAILNSDKKILQPEMLSEQWQKEPNLSQAGQNGTDGLLEVLKSSWNESLDKSLAVSFLTAEISRLLNQCSSEEFDRRYNTLRELADSWIGPYVQALWGCQLSSWQE, from the exons ATGGCCCTAGTTACCGTGAAGGAACTGCTGAGCTTTGATTGTGGTTCGCTGGTAGCTTATCAATTAGATAAAAACTCTCAGCTGGACTCTATCAGCTTCCAGACCATTCTCATGAGAAACATATTTGTGCATTTTCCTGATGTTATATTCATCCACAGAACCCACAATCCCAGGGGCAAAGCTCTATATATGTTCATGGTGGACAGACCTTTCCTGAAGCTGCAGGGTGAGATGACTAAGGTAATTCATTTTGCTGTCCCAGCTAAAGAATCTGCAGAAAGCCTGGCTCACATGTATAGGACTTTCAAGGCCTTCAACCCTGAGTGGAAGAAAATTAAGACCTTTCTGGTAGATCCACACTTTCGATTGTTGCAGACTCTTTCTGAAGCATTTCCATCTGCAGAGGTGCAACTATCTGTTTTCCATGTATGTAAGCACCTGCAGCAGAAGATTCATCAGATGTCTTTGGAATGCGTCTCAGAGAGACTGATCTTAAATGCCTTGAGGAACACTATGTGTGCAGCCACTGAAAGCAACCTGAGAATGATGCATACAATCCTGAGTGACTTTGTGAAACCAGACTTGCTTCCCCAGCTTCATACTCACTGGCTTCTCAATGACAAGATATGGGCTATGCATAGATGGAGGAATTGGATGGAATGCAATCAGTATTTTAAAGACTTGGAGATCATCACACGGGGCTTAAGCCAGGTCTTCTGCACTGGACTGTCTCTGGAGATCTGCATCACTTCTCTAGCGAAACACTACCAGAAGTGTGTTTCAAAGAGGCCCCCTGACGCTATGTTGTTCTCTGTTAACCCTCTTAGCAGTACCATGTCTACTGAGACAGTTTTTCAGagcctgccagctcaggactcgcCACCAACCTCTCACAACACCCAAATAGCTCTTCAGAATCAACCAGCTAAGAGTTCTCCACCAGTTTCTCCCAGTCTCACAACAGCTCATCAGAAATGGCCAGATCAGAATTCCCCTCCAAATCCCTTGGTTCTTGTTCCACATCCCCTGCCAGCTTCTCCAAGCCCCCTGCTTCTTCAGAATCAGCTGGCAGCCCCTCAGATCTTCCCTTTTCAAAACCAGCCAGCTCAGTATTCTTCACCAGTTTCTCTCAGTCTCACAGCAGCTCATCAGAAATGGCTAGGTCAGAATTCCCTTCCAAATCCCCTAGTTCTTCAGAATCCCTTGCCTGCCCCTCAGAGTCCTCTGCTTCCTCAGAACCAGCTAGCAAACCCTCAGAGCCCCTTGAATCCTTTATCCCATGAAATTAAACTGGAGATCATCACTGAAGACCCAAAGGGTGACCAAGATGTGGAGTGTAACCAAGAGACTGAAGACTGCATCAGGCAGTCACTGAGAGACATTTGCACAGAGCCTGCAGCCAGACTATGCTTGAACGAGTTTGCAGTGGCACAGAAGTCTGTGCAGCTAATAGGCACTAATGAAGACATAGTCAATATACAGATCCTTGAAGACACCCACAAAGTGAACCAAAGGGGCCTGAAAAGCTGCACTTGCCACTTCAGTCAAGCTTTCCAGCTGCCCTGCAGGCACATCCTGGCTATACTGAACTCTGATAAGAAGATCTTACAGCCGGAGATGCTGAGTGAGCAATGGCAGAAGGAACCTAATCTCTCTCAGGCAGGACAGAATGGCACCGATGGCCTCTTGGAGGTTTTGAAAAGCTCCTGGAATGAGTCCCTGGATAAATCCTTAGCAGTGTCCTTTCTTACAGCGGAGATTAGTCGGCTTCTTAACCAGTGCAGCAGTGAAGAGTTTGATCGGAGGTACAACACCCTCCGAGAATTGGCTGATAGCTGGATTGGACCTTATGTTCAG GCACTGTGGGGATGCCAGCTATCATCATGGCAAGAGTGA
- the SPATA25 gene encoding spermatogenesis-associated protein 25 yields the protein MGRGQCWYIMGRRGTSLISTLVMSYFVKEKASSGFLTSIQDASRQLQVAKSNLLSVYQSGETSLLAGLLVPEVLRRKTQEIAAPSHVEATLVYQQKTLKQPCSSAQQSPRFPLSSRSGYRDVRWEPYSGHYCGRYSRKFPQHKRDEISIWDYAPERVREKQPCGLSGIYSCISVKGYPPTQQRNGQHIGELGSPGGDFPLATGGFPPRAAFLMPIKFSKNRGQQSVQNPPPDICILTLAMMIAGIPTVPVPGIKEEDLLRAAQNFMTENLEQGIQGEITPKRTGDAQFWKKDRQRKRPVDRSFQPPSIAHFEK from the exons ATGGGGAGAGGTCAGTGCTGGTACATCATGGGGAGAAGAGGCACCAGCCTGATTTCTACACTGGTAATGTCTTATTTTGTGAAGGAAAAAGCTTCTTCAGGTTTTTTAACTTCCATCCAag ATGCCAGCAGACAGCTCCAAGTGGCAAAGAGCAATCTACTAAGTGTTTATCAGTCTGGGGAGACATCTCTTCTTGCTGGGCTTCTGGTTCCAGAAGTGCTCAGAAGGAAAACACAGGAAATTGCAGCTCCTTCACATGTAGAAGCAACCCTTGTGTATCAGCAGAAGACACTAAAGCAGCCTTGTAGTAGTGCCCAGCAGAGTCCAAGGTTCCCTCTCAGTAGCAGATCAGGATACAGGGACGTAAGGTGGGAGCCTTATAGTGGACACTATTGTGGAAGGTATTCTAGAAAGTTTCCACAGCATAAACGGGATGAGATCTCTATATGGGATTATGCACCCGAACGGGTCAGAGAGAAGCAGCCATGTGGCCTCTCTGGCATCTATTCATGTATCTCTGTGAAAGGATATCCTCCAACCCAGCAAAGGAATGGGCAGCACATTGGTGAGCTGGGCAGCCCAGGGGGAGACTTCCCACTGGCTACCGGTGGATTTCCTCCCAGAGCTGCTTTTCTTATGCCCATAAAATTCAGTAAGAACAGAGGTCAACAGTCAGTGCAGAACCCTCCTCCAGACATCTGCATCCTCACTCTTGCCATGATGATAGCTGGCATCCCCACAGTGCCTGTGCCAGGGATTAAAGAGGAGGATCTGCTCAGAGCTGCACAGAACTTCATGACAGAGAATCTAGAGCAAGGTATACAGGGGGAGATAACTCCAAAAAGGACAGGGGATGCACAGTTCTggaagaaagacagacagaggaAGAGACCAGTAGACAGAAGCTTCCAGCCCCCTTCCATAGCACACTTTGAGAAGTAA
- the NEURL2 gene encoding LOW QUALITY PROTEIN: neuralized-like protein 2 (The sequence of the model RefSeq protein was modified relative to this genomic sequence to represent the inferred CDS: deleted 1 base in 1 codon): MSPLSPHQLYRARCLSLTGLLKNSHNPVLSVNATEMAAACHPPTRFHHVHGTNIRIDPSHTQATRVESFANGLCFSQEPLEPGQIFLVEIEEKELGWCGHLRVGLTAHDPRNLDVVPEYSLPDLVSMGDTWVFAITRHHNRVTPDGSDARVQGFLSEPYLLIEQVRIPRDKLVGRSRPSQYSHMLDDLYKTNVLPPTARRSRIGVLYAIRSDGMADMHIIINGEDMGPSARSLPASRPLYAVIDVFASTKSVRVIQVEYGFPSLQTLCRLVIQKHIVHRLAIDGLDLPPLLKNFCKYE; encoded by the exons ATGTCACCACTCTCCCCACACCAGCTGTACAGAGCCAGGTGCTTGAGCCTGACTGGCCTGCTTAAAAATAGCCAC AACCCTGTGCTCTCTGTGAATGCCACAGAGATGGCTGCTGcctgccacccacccacccgATTCCACCACGTCCATGGCACCAACATCCGCATTGACCCCTCGCACACTCAGGCCACCAGGGTGGAGAGCTTTGCCAACGGGCTATGTTTCAGCCAGGAGCCCCTGGAGCCTGGACAGATCTTCCTAGTGGAGATTGAGGAGAAAGAGCTGGGCTGGTGTGGCCACTTGCGGGTGGGGCTAACAGCACATGACCCAAGAAACCTGGATGTGGTGCCAGAGTATTCGCTCCCAGACCTGGTCAGTATGGGGGACACCTGGGTTTTTGCCATCACCAGGCATCACAACCGTGTTACTCCAGATGGCTCGGACGCTCGGGTCCAAGGCTTCCTCTCAGAACCCTACCTGCTCATAGAACAAGTCAGGATTCCCCGAGACAAGCTGGTGGGACGGAGCAGGCCCAGCCAGTACAGCCACATGCTGGATGACTTGTACAAGACAAATGTGCTGCCCCCGACAGCCCGGAGGAGCAGGATTGGGGTGCTGTATGCCATCCGGTCTGACGGGATGGCAGACATGCACATCATCATCAATGGAGAAGACATGGGACCGAGTGCCAGGAGCCTCCCTGCCTCCCGCCCACTCTATGCAGTGATCGATGTCTTTGCTTCAACCAAGAGTGTCCGTGTCATCCAAGTGGAATATGGCT TCCCTTCCTTGCAGACCCTCTGTCGACTGGTCATCCAGAAGCACATTGTCCACCGATTGGCCATCGATGGGCTGGACCTGCCTCCACTCTTGAAGAACTTCTGCAAATATGAATGA